In one bacterium genomic region, the following are encoded:
- the rpsL gene encoding 30S ribosomal protein S12: MPTINQLVRNPRVTQLSRNKVPAMQGCPQKRGVCTRVYTVTPKKPNSALRKVARVRLTNQQEVICYIPGEGHNLQEHSVVMIRGGRVKDLPGVRYHILRGVLDTQGIADRRQRRSLYGAKRPK; the protein is encoded by the coding sequence ATGCCAACGATCAACCAGCTCGTCCGCAATCCGCGGGTCACGCAGCTCAGCCGAAACAAAGTTCCGGCGATGCAGGGCTGCCCGCAAAAGCGCGGCGTGTGCACCCGCGTCTATACGGTGACGCCGAAAAAGCCGAACTCGGCGCTGCGCAAGGTCGCGCGCGTCCGCCTGACGAACCAGCAGGAAGTGATCTGCTACATCCCGGGCGAAGGCCACAACCTCCAGGAACACTCGGTGGTGATGATCCGCGGCGGGCGCGTCAAGGACCTGCCCGGCGTGCGTTACCACATCCTCCGCGGCGTACTGGACACCCAGGGCATCGCTGACCGTCGCCAGCGGCGTTCGCTCTACGGCGCCAAGCGCCCGAAATAG